One genomic segment of Desulfocapsa sulfexigens DSM 10523 includes these proteins:
- a CDS encoding MarR family winged helix-turn-helix transcriptional regulator, which produces MAKCERKPIGRLLYMTAQAMTLHAEKVLKPYDMTVEQLHILKNMDENTALSHQELSKIVQKSAANVTRILDRLERKNYIRREKNPKDRRSILVLITAQGRDLVAEVSLVLEAFTKQLTRGITIEEQDLFTQILCTMQGNLETTIK; this is translated from the coding sequence ATGGCCAAATGCGAAAGAAAACCTATTGGAAGACTGCTCTACATGACCGCCCAGGCTATGACTCTCCATGCGGAGAAAGTTCTCAAGCCTTACGATATGACGGTTGAGCAACTTCATATATTAAAGAACATGGATGAAAACACAGCTCTTTCCCATCAGGAACTCAGTAAAATTGTTCAGAAGAGTGCAGCCAACGTGACACGAATTCTTGATCGCCTGGAAAGGAAAAATTATATACGAAGAGAAAAAAATCCTAAAGACAGGCGCTCCATTCTTGTCCTTATAACTGCACAAGGGAGGGATCTTGTTGCAGAGGTAAGTCTAGTCTTGGAAGCCTTCACCAAGCAGCTGACCAGAGGGATAACCATAGAGGAGCAGGATCTTTTTACTCAAATTCTCTGCACCATGCAGGGTAACCTGGAGACAACTATAAAATGA
- a CDS encoding efflux RND transporter periplasmic adaptor subunit, with product MTYFTIPVQKSFFLQTLFTSLVLFLFFSPLHAQEQPPASVVVTKVTQEAIAETQTVIGTLFYDRISDISTEVTGLVDEVLVRQGDQVKQGDILVRLDTKLLDSDISLKKTRIAQNDLRMQNTEKNFKRLEILYKESGVSEKDYDDARYTFEDAKLERQARQDELSNLMIKKERSVICAPFTGIILTKDVDTGAWVQQGRKLVSLGSSADLFVKAPIGESLLRFFNKGQKLSVSIDALERKVDGIVEDIDPVADLKTKTIFVKIRIPAQGIIAANMSATVHLPASFEKNLRIIPRAALIKFQGEDFIYSIKDDKAAIMPVHIVSYMGDKVGVDSPHIVAGMPVVIEGNERLRPDQAVRVTGEK from the coding sequence ATGACATACTTTACAATCCCCGTTCAGAAGAGCTTTTTCCTCCAAACCCTTTTTACCTCGCTTGTTCTTTTTCTTTTCTTTTCACCCCTTCATGCTCAGGAACAACCACCAGCTTCCGTGGTCGTTACAAAAGTTACCCAGGAGGCCATTGCCGAGACCCAGACAGTCATTGGTACTCTTTTTTATGACAGAATCAGCGATATATCCACTGAAGTGACTGGCCTTGTAGATGAGGTACTGGTTCGCCAAGGTGATCAGGTGAAACAGGGTGATATCTTGGTTCGACTTGACACAAAGCTTCTCGACAGTGATATCTCCCTCAAGAAAACTCGTATAGCCCAGAATGATCTTAGGATGCAAAATACTGAGAAAAACTTCAAACGGCTGGAAATTCTCTACAAGGAATCCGGAGTCAGTGAAAAAGACTATGATGATGCCCGATACACCTTTGAGGATGCAAAACTTGAAAGACAGGCACGCCAGGATGAGTTGTCCAATTTAATGATTAAAAAAGAACGATCGGTCATTTGTGCACCATTTACCGGTATTATTCTCACAAAGGATGTGGACACAGGTGCATGGGTGCAGCAGGGTAGAAAACTTGTCTCTCTAGGTTCCAGTGCTGATCTTTTTGTCAAGGCACCAATAGGAGAGTCTTTGCTGCGTTTTTTTAACAAAGGACAAAAATTATCTGTCAGTATTGATGCTTTAGAACGAAAAGTTGACGGGATTGTTGAAGACATCGACCCGGTTGCTGACCTTAAGACCAAGACAATTTTTGTTAAGATCCGGATTCCTGCTCAGGGTATAATAGCTGCGAATATGTCAGCAACAGTACACCTCCCTGCAAGCTTTGAGAAGAATCTCAGGATAATCCCCCGTGCTGCACTTATCAAGTTTCAGGGAGAAGATTTTATTTACAGCATCAAAGATGACAAGGCAGCCATTATGCCGGTCCATATCGTTTCGTATATGGGTGACAAAGTAGGGGTGGACAGTCCTCATATCGTTGCTGGTATGCCTGTGGTGATCGAAGGGAATGAACGGCTGCGTCCAGATCAGGCTGTTCGGGTTACAGGAGAAAAGTAA
- a CDS encoding efflux RND transporter permease subunit codes for MDIIRYSLAKPVSITVGVILILLFGLIGFNKLPVQLTPDVETPQITVKTNWGGATPYEIEKEIIEQQEEVLKGLQGLTKMESSSYNGYGEITLSFELDISLDDALLRVSNKINEISNYPENVNRPVIESAGANASPVVWMMLKPVAENSESINHYRSYFEDNVRQHLERVRGVGSLFIFGGTLTELHITLDMDRMASHNVSINHVIAAVRNANQNQSAGVLGIGRKNYRIRTLGQFQSPADVLDVVVFDDGMQRVYIRDIATVDKDYAKENLAVLHNGEPVIVVGVRKEPGTNVLAMTDRLEQEVERLNKTFLAEQGLYIDWVYDQRPYINTAIDLVKRNVAIGGLLAICVLLIFLRSIRSTLTTAIAIPISAIGAFGFLWITGRNLNVVSLAGISFAVGMLVDSSIVVLENIDRHRKLGKSAYKAAWEGTQEVWGAVFASTATTVAVFLPIIFMQEEAGQLFRDIAIAITFSILLSLFVSVSVIPTISYQLYKNKKDKPQNRMQKSVVGPFFVNLIMRFSDFCLKNMFNRLLTIFAFTSFSVCLIFLLLPSAEYLPQGNRNLILNILIPPPGYSVEKMQELGTYIYEEAEPYFKEDGKDGIPQLKNMFFVGADRFTLFGGISTHETKGAEMMPLFNRIMRSIPGVFGVSLQAGIFESGIGKGRTVDVNIAGEDIDQIVAAGRVLFGTISAKIPSSQVRPVPSLEVSYPEIQVLPNKEKLAASGMTEYDLGTYIDILMDGRKIDEFRPEGSKQKDLILTGRETRFSSPENILKANIVNGLGSLIRVGDVAEMAYSQGIPQINHLERKRTITLQVTPPQDVALQDAMNIIENEAVASLKAAGQLKGVDITIGGNADKLSAARLALQWNLLLALLITYLLMAALFENFLYPFIIMFSIPLAAAGGFVGLWTVNTLIAPQGFDVLAMLGFIILVGTVVNNAILIVHQSLNNVRFNNMQGVVAISEAVRTRIRPIFMSATTSVLGMLPLVLSTGAGSELYRGLGAILLGGLALSTLLTLFVIPALLSFVIKFEGSRHHESI; via the coding sequence ATGGATATTATACGATATTCTCTTGCTAAACCGGTGTCCATCACCGTGGGGGTGATACTTATACTGCTCTTCGGCCTTATCGGATTCAATAAACTTCCGGTTCAACTCACACCCGATGTTGAGACTCCTCAAATAACTGTTAAGACAAACTGGGGAGGAGCTACTCCCTATGAAATTGAAAAAGAGATAATTGAGCAGCAGGAAGAGGTGTTGAAGGGACTTCAGGGACTGACCAAAATGGAAAGTTCAAGCTATAATGGCTACGGAGAGATTACCCTCTCTTTTGAACTTGACATTTCCCTTGATGACGCTCTTCTACGGGTTTCTAATAAAATCAATGAGATAAGTAATTATCCAGAGAATGTTAACCGTCCGGTCATTGAATCTGCTGGGGCTAATGCCTCACCGGTTGTCTGGATGATGCTGAAACCGGTTGCTGAAAACTCCGAGTCAATAAACCATTACCGCAGTTATTTTGAAGATAATGTGCGTCAGCATCTTGAAAGGGTGAGGGGAGTTGGGTCACTTTTTATTTTCGGAGGTACCCTCACCGAACTCCATATCACCTTGGATATGGATCGGATGGCAAGCCATAATGTCTCCATTAATCACGTTATCGCTGCAGTTCGAAATGCCAACCAGAATCAATCAGCAGGAGTTTTAGGAATTGGTCGTAAAAACTATCGCATCCGTACCCTTGGCCAGTTCCAGTCGCCAGCGGATGTACTGGATGTTGTTGTTTTTGACGATGGCATGCAGCGCGTCTATATCAGAGATATTGCCACAGTTGATAAAGACTATGCCAAGGAAAACTTAGCTGTACTCCATAACGGAGAACCAGTTATTGTTGTTGGAGTACGAAAGGAACCCGGTACTAACGTGCTTGCCATGACCGATAGGTTGGAGCAGGAGGTGGAGAGACTCAATAAGACATTTCTTGCAGAGCAGGGGCTTTATATAGACTGGGTCTACGACCAGCGTCCCTATATCAATACCGCCATTGATCTGGTGAAGAGGAATGTTGCAATAGGCGGCCTGCTTGCTATCTGTGTCCTCCTGATTTTCTTACGCAGCATTCGCTCCACTCTAACCACTGCCATTGCTATTCCCATATCAGCCATTGGCGCCTTTGGCTTTCTCTGGATTACCGGAAGAAACCTCAATGTCGTTTCTCTTGCCGGTATTTCTTTTGCCGTTGGTATGCTGGTTGACAGTTCTATTGTCGTTCTCGAGAATATTGATCGCCATCGCAAACTTGGAAAATCTGCTTACAAGGCTGCATGGGAGGGTACTCAGGAGGTGTGGGGAGCTGTGTTTGCCTCGACCGCAACAACCGTTGCAGTCTTTCTTCCGATTATTTTTATGCAGGAAGAGGCAGGGCAGCTCTTTCGTGATATTGCTATTGCCATTACCTTCTCAATCCTACTCAGTCTTTTTGTCTCTGTCTCAGTTATCCCTACCATCTCCTATCAGTTATACAAAAATAAAAAAGACAAACCACAGAATAGGATGCAGAAGAGTGTGGTCGGTCCATTTTTCGTAAACCTGATCATGCGTTTTTCAGATTTTTGTCTGAAAAACATGTTCAATCGACTGCTTACAATATTTGCTTTCACCTCCTTTTCAGTGTGCCTTATCTTTTTACTCCTTCCGAGTGCAGAATATCTTCCCCAGGGGAACCGTAACCTTATCCTTAACATTCTCATTCCACCACCTGGATATTCTGTAGAAAAGATGCAGGAGCTCGGAACATACATTTATGAGGAAGCGGAACCCTATTTCAAGGAAGATGGTAAGGATGGCATTCCGCAACTCAAAAATATGTTTTTTGTTGGAGCTGATCGTTTCACACTCTTTGGCGGAATTTCCACCCACGAGACAAAGGGAGCTGAGATGATGCCTCTTTTCAACCGAATAATGCGTTCCATTCCTGGTGTTTTTGGTGTCAGTCTCCAGGCAGGTATCTTCGAGAGTGGAATTGGCAAGGGGCGAACGGTGGATGTAAATATTGCCGGAGAAGACATTGATCAGATTGTTGCCGCAGGCAGGGTACTGTTTGGAACTATCAGTGCCAAAATACCCTCCTCGCAGGTACGGCCAGTTCCATCACTTGAGGTCAGTTATCCAGAAATTCAGGTACTTCCCAACAAAGAAAAGCTGGCAGCAAGCGGTATGACGGAATATGACCTTGGAACTTACATTGATATTCTTATGGATGGACGCAAGATTGATGAATTTCGCCCTGAGGGAAGCAAACAAAAGGATCTTATTCTCACCGGTAGAGAGACGCGCTTTTCGTCACCTGAAAATATCCTTAAGGCAAATATTGTCAACGGTCTTGGCAGTCTTATCCGGGTAGGTGATGTTGCAGAGATGGCCTACAGTCAGGGCATACCCCAGATCAACCATCTGGAAAGAAAGCGTACTATCACTCTGCAGGTAACTCCCCCACAGGATGTTGCTCTGCAGGATGCCATGAATATTATTGAGAATGAAGCTGTCGCATCGTTAAAAGCTGCAGGCCAACTCAAAGGAGTTGATATCACCATTGGTGGTAATGCGGATAAGCTTAGTGCAGCCCGCTTGGCTCTGCAGTGGAATCTATTGCTGGCCCTGCTGATCACTTATTTACTTATGGCAGCACTTTTTGAAAATTTTCTTTATCCTTTTATTATTATGTTTTCTATTCCTCTGGCAGCGGCTGGTGGGTTTGTCGGCCTGTGGACGGTGAACACCCTTATTGCCCCTCAGGGATTTGATGTTCTGGCCATGCTTGGTTTTATTATCCTTGTTGGAACCGTGGTGAACAATGCGATCCTTATTGTCCATCAGTCACTGAACAACGTCCGTTTTAATAACATGCAGGGTGTCGTTGCTATTTCTGAAGCTGTTCGCACCAGGATTCGCCCCATCTTTATGAGTGCTACTACTTCTGTTCTCGGTATGCTGCCCCTGGTTCTCTCGACAGGGGCTGGCTCTGAACTCTATCGAGGTCTTGGAGCTATTCTTCTTGGAGGACTTGCACTCTCAACACTCCTCACCCTCTTTGTTATTCCGGCCCTGTTATCCTTTGTTATCAAGTTTGAAGGGAGTCGTCACCATGAAAGTATTTAG
- a CDS encoding TolC family protein: MKVFSIFPLFLLFLTVSSQAMDLVEMQKSAVENREIIKRYQVTVEKSDQEIARVQSAYYPSLDIGYRATSLDKPVTYPYRENSSLYGALSMNIFSGFRDRYSIQSARILREVEGHRLHSIEQDIQLNVALRYLNVYENRASLTVTQDAQKTLERIYQDGQRRLEVGLIGKNELLKFKVDLDNANITLQKRQADLDKSVQLLGREINKPTLLLGELSFHEFSLLPRVENQELCREKMFSNRSELLALEGLTQSASLQVKAERGNYYPRIDIVGSYSRYDDDFINGNGELNNDELQAQLLLSYNLFDGFSREATISKAKLNIREIQYDHAELKNSLETDLSNLFIDYRVSMANVEVAREDIRHAEENLRITQLKYTEGLQRESDLLDAVTNLSRARYNEVAVIRALFENTFRITRMIEGFQFRSGKS, from the coding sequence ATGAAAGTATTTAGCATTTTCCCACTGTTCCTTCTCTTTCTGACAGTATCCTCTCAGGCAATGGACCTTGTCGAAATGCAGAAGAGTGCTGTCGAAAATCGTGAAATCATTAAACGTTACCAGGTTACCGTGGAGAAAAGTGATCAGGAGATAGCGCGTGTACAGAGCGCTTATTATCCATCGCTGGATATAGGATATCGCGCAACCAGTCTCGATAAGCCAGTTACCTACCCATATCGTGAGAACAGCTCTCTCTACGGCGCGCTTAGCATGAATATTTTTTCAGGATTTCGTGACAGGTATTCTATTCAGTCTGCACGGATTCTGCGAGAGGTAGAAGGCCATAGATTGCACAGTATTGAACAGGATATTCAGCTTAATGTGGCTCTTCGTTATCTGAATGTTTATGAAAACCGGGCAAGTCTCACTGTGACACAGGATGCACAAAAAACACTTGAACGCATTTACCAGGACGGACAGCGACGGTTAGAGGTAGGTCTCATCGGGAAAAATGAACTGTTAAAATTCAAAGTTGATCTGGATAACGCAAACATCACTCTCCAGAAAAGACAGGCAGATCTGGATAAGAGTGTTCAGTTGTTGGGGCGGGAGATCAACAAACCTACGCTGCTCCTCGGTGAACTGAGTTTCCACGAATTCTCCCTACTTCCCAGAGTTGAAAATCAGGAACTCTGTAGAGAAAAAATGTTCAGCAATCGCTCTGAACTCCTGGCCTTGGAAGGACTGACCCAGTCAGCTTCCCTGCAGGTGAAAGCGGAACGGGGAAACTATTACCCCAGGATCGATATTGTCGGAAGTTATTCACGCTATGATGATGATTTTATAAATGGGAACGGAGAACTGAACAATGATGAACTTCAGGCTCAATTGCTGCTCTCTTACAACCTCTTCGACGGATTTTCACGTGAGGCCACAATTTCCAAAGCAAAATTGAATATTCGTGAAATTCAATATGACCATGCAGAACTAAAAAACAGCCTGGAGACAGATCTCAGCAATCTCTTTATCGATTACCGGGTGAGCATGGCAAATGTGGAGGTGGCCAGAGAAGATATCAGACATGCAGAAGAAAATCTTCGAATTACTCAGCTTAAGTACACAGAAGGACTACAGCGGGAATCGGATTTGCTTGACGCTGTAACCAATCTTTCCCGGGCGCGCTACAATGAGGTCGCTGTCATTAGAGCGCTGTTTGAAAACACCTTCCGCATTACCCGCATGATTGAGGGCTTTCAGTTCCGAAGCGGAAAATCTTAA
- a CDS encoding transporter substrate-binding domain-containing protein — protein sequence MLHLSVLSNKNTSPHAKVVWPIRFLSIFFILWWIVVATAFADSLGTTQENQGFSVAVNLTEHERAWLDRHPVIRIGVDAEFPPYEFINQYNQHSGISSDYLKELSKILGIRFEMALGLSWSEILNQAKEKKIDLLPLVTASPKRSEYLTFTAPYVRYQIAIISREGLPPTQTLSDLTGKKVALVENYISTKQVLENNPAIQPYFVKNVMEGLKSVVDGTTTAMISDTGTTAYILKEFSLPSLHISGFIDIPVQAFSIGVRDDWPELTSILNKALQSIPDHQKQQIVRRWLEPAPDDNIVIMLTQQEKLFIQQHPVIRLGIDPEFAPFEFMENGIYSGMTSDFIQILNKRLGLNMQVVKGLSWTEAIEGVKKDSIDILPCVGITDERKAFLNFTKPYINFHRVIITRNDMPFISSLHDIRSLRVAVQTNTSHAGYLKEYTSIAPVQFPTLRESLLALNNGEVEAFIGNVASATYWIRKMNLSNLKVAAPVSQELQSLHFAVRSDWPELVGILQKGLDSISDKQRRLISEKWLILEYDPIKDYALIIKISLGFLVLLIVVGLWNVQIRRQKKEIQVAQKEALAANAELTRIQEELEELVAIRTSELQKSEKNFRQAQKMEALGTLVGGIAHDFNNMLAGILGSVFLAQHSCKNPEELNKSLTLISDLGCRAADMIKQLLAFSRQETVLKSSLPLTPFFKEAIKLIRIGVEENINFNYHVCNDKISVYANSTQLQQLLFNLVNNAKDAVADVKNPKISVSLSSFESNEDFFAKHQNLRISSDRFAVLEVQDNGEGIPPENLEQLFDPFFTTKAVDKGTGLGLAMVYGTVRDHGGVVEVDSTVGKGSCFRVYLPLEEAPAVQMDKESYELFPGKGETILLVEDNLQLQSTNKAILTKLGYLVKIANDGKEALDLFVTNHDHIDLVIMDVVMPNMSGLEAAKKMRQFNRDVKVIYFTGYDSKGPLTKHMKQVHGVVLNKPCPINHLSRTIREQLA from the coding sequence ATGCTCCACCTATCCGTATTGTCAAATAAAAACACAAGCCCCCATGCTAAAGTTGTATGGCCAATACGCTTTCTTTCGATCTTCTTTATTTTATGGTGGATAGTTGTCGCCACTGCTTTTGCTGATTCTCTCGGAACAACGCAAGAAAACCAAGGATTTTCCGTGGCAGTAAATCTTACCGAGCATGAGCGCGCCTGGCTGGATCGACATCCGGTAATTCGAATTGGTGTGGATGCTGAATTCCCACCGTATGAGTTTATTAATCAATATAACCAACACAGTGGCATTTCAAGTGATTATCTAAAAGAACTTTCAAAAATCCTCGGTATCAGGTTTGAGATGGCATTGGGTCTGAGTTGGTCCGAGATCCTCAACCAGGCCAAAGAAAAAAAAATCGACTTACTACCCCTGGTCACCGCCTCGCCTAAACGTTCAGAATACCTCACCTTTACCGCTCCATATGTCCGCTATCAAATTGCGATAATATCTCGAGAAGGTCTTCCTCCCACGCAGACACTTTCTGACCTTACAGGTAAAAAAGTCGCCTTGGTTGAAAATTATATTTCAACAAAACAGGTCCTCGAAAATAATCCGGCTATTCAACCATATTTTGTGAAAAACGTGATGGAGGGACTAAAATCAGTAGTAGATGGAACAACGACGGCCATGATCTCCGACACCGGTACCACCGCCTACATACTGAAGGAATTTTCTCTACCATCCCTGCATATTTCCGGTTTTATCGACATTCCCGTCCAGGCCTTTTCCATCGGGGTAAGAGATGACTGGCCGGAACTGACCTCAATTCTCAATAAAGCCCTCCAGTCAATACCGGATCATCAAAAACAACAGATAGTGCGACGCTGGCTTGAGCCTGCTCCAGATGACAATATTGTCATTATGCTTACTCAGCAAGAAAAACTATTTATCCAACAGCACCCCGTCATTCGCCTCGGTATTGATCCTGAATTTGCTCCATTTGAGTTCATGGAGAATGGTATCTATAGCGGGATGACATCAGATTTTATCCAGATACTCAACAAACGGCTAGGGCTTAACATGCAGGTAGTAAAGGGGCTTAGCTGGACAGAAGCGATTGAAGGCGTAAAAAAAGATAGCATCGACATTCTTCCCTGCGTCGGCATCACCGATGAGCGTAAAGCTTTTCTCAACTTTACTAAGCCCTATATCAATTTTCACCGGGTGATCATTACTCGTAACGATATGCCTTTCATCTCAAGTCTTCATGATATTCGCTCCCTGCGAGTAGCAGTCCAGACCAACACCTCGCATGCAGGTTACCTCAAGGAGTATACCTCCATTGCGCCGGTGCAGTTTCCAACACTTCGAGAATCACTACTGGCTCTTAACAATGGCGAAGTTGAAGCATTTATAGGAAATGTTGCCTCTGCGACCTACTGGATCAGGAAGATGAATCTAAGTAATCTCAAAGTGGCAGCACCGGTTTCTCAGGAGCTACAGAGCCTTCACTTTGCAGTACGCAGCGATTGGCCCGAGTTGGTTGGTATTCTTCAAAAAGGGCTGGACTCCATAAGCGACAAGCAGCGAAGACTCATTTCAGAGAAATGGTTAATTTTAGAGTATGATCCTATCAAAGATTATGCACTAATCATAAAAATTTCATTGGGTTTTCTTGTCCTATTAATTGTAGTGGGATTATGGAATGTCCAGATCAGGCGACAAAAAAAAGAGATTCAGGTAGCCCAAAAGGAAGCACTTGCTGCCAATGCGGAACTAACTCGAATACAAGAAGAATTGGAAGAATTAGTTGCAATCCGAACTTCTGAACTTCAAAAGAGTGAAAAAAACTTTCGCCAGGCGCAAAAAATGGAAGCGCTTGGCACCCTTGTCGGTGGTATTGCTCATGATTTCAATAATATGTTGGCAGGAATCCTCGGCTCGGTTTTTCTAGCCCAACACTCATGCAAAAATCCTGAAGAATTGAATAAATCTCTCACGTTGATCAGTGATCTTGGCTGTCGTGCTGCAGATATGATCAAACAGCTTCTAGCCTTTTCCAGGCAAGAAACCGTTCTCAAGTCCTCCCTACCCCTGACGCCTTTTTTCAAGGAAGCAATCAAACTGATCAGAATCGGGGTGGAAGAAAATATCAACTTTAATTATCATGTTTGTAATGATAAAATCTCCGTTTATGCCAACTCAACACAGCTACAACAACTTTTGTTCAATCTAGTGAATAATGCCAAGGATGCTGTGGCAGATGTGAAGAATCCAAAAATTTCTGTAAGTCTGTCTTCTTTTGAATCAAATGAGGATTTTTTTGCCAAACACCAAAATCTAAGAATTTCCTCCGACCGTTTTGCAGTACTGGAAGTGCAGGATAATGGTGAAGGAATTCCACCCGAGAACCTTGAGCAACTATTCGATCCATTTTTTACCACCAAAGCGGTGGATAAGGGGACGGGTCTCGGTCTTGCCATGGTTTATGGAACCGTCAGAGACCATGGCGGCGTTGTGGAGGTAGACAGCACTGTTGGCAAGGGAAGTTGCTTCAGGGTGTATTTACCCCTCGAAGAAGCCCCTGCCGTTCAGATGGACAAGGAAAGTTACGAGCTATTCCCAGGAAAAGGTGAAACAATTCTTTTGGTCGAGGATAATTTACAGCTTCAGTCAACAAACAAGGCGATTTTAACCAAGCTTGGCTACCTGGTGAAAATTGCAAACGATGGCAAGGAAGCCCTTGATCTCTTTGTCACCAATCACGACCATATTGATCTGGTAATTATGGATGTTGTGATGCCCAACATGAGTGGCCTCGAAGCCGCGAAAAAGATGCGTCAATTCAACCGGGATGTGAAGGTTATCTACTTCACCGGTTACGACTCCAAGGGCCCGTTGACTAAACATATGAAACAGGTGCATGGAGTAGTGCTCAACAAGCCCTGCCCCATCAATCACCTAAGCAGAACCATACGCGAGCAGTTGGCCTGA
- a CDS encoding threonine aldolase family protein: MQFGSDNQAGASQPVLDALLEANHGFTHGYGNDNWCEKAEDALMDVFGCKLDVFFVATGTAANALALSCMVQPWETILCHHHSHILLDESTAPEFFSGGSRLIPLTQHAGKLEIRHLKKFFRNVSPEIPHTPSAKALSITQTNEAGQVYTEVEISSLCSLAHENGLHVHMDGARFANAVASLGCTFADISWKAGVDVLSLGATKCGALAAEAVVFFRQDLAENFIHRRKRSGHLLSKGRLFGAQFVGWLKNNHWLELATHANAKAQQLARALKVFQEIVPVWPCQANEIFITMPRQLAERLQAEGAEFYQWPIQTLPNNYTLRDEDVFVRLVTSFATSDEHIRDFCDRINEFKASAP; the protein is encoded by the coding sequence CGAAAAAGCAGAAGATGCTTTAATGGATGTATTTGGCTGTAAACTTGATGTTTTTTTTGTGGCAACCGGGACAGCAGCGAACGCTCTTGCCCTCTCTTGTATGGTACAACCTTGGGAAACCATCCTTTGCCACCACCATTCTCATATTCTACTTGATGAATCCACGGCCCCTGAATTTTTCTCAGGAGGTAGCCGTCTTATTCCTTTGACACAACATGCCGGAAAACTGGAAATCAGACATTTGAAAAAATTCTTTCGAAATGTTTCCCCTGAGATCCCACACACACCCTCTGCCAAAGCCCTAAGTATCACTCAAACAAATGAGGCAGGGCAAGTGTACACTGAGGTGGAAATCTCATCCCTTTGTTCCCTTGCCCATGAAAACGGTCTTCATGTCCATATGGATGGGGCACGCTTTGCCAATGCTGTGGCCTCTCTTGGATGTACATTTGCGGATATAAGCTGGAAAGCCGGCGTTGATGTCCTTAGCCTTGGTGCAACAAAATGCGGAGCCCTTGCTGCTGAAGCAGTTGTTTTCTTCAGGCAGGACCTTGCAGAGAATTTTATCCATCGTAGAAAACGATCGGGACACCTTCTTTCAAAAGGCCGTTTGTTTGGTGCCCAATTTGTTGGCTGGTTGAAGAACAACCATTGGCTGGAGCTGGCCACACATGCCAACGCCAAGGCACAGCAATTAGCCAGGGCACTAAAAGTTTTTCAGGAAATAGTTCCTGTCTGGCCATGCCAGGCAAACGAAATTTTTATTACCATGCCCAGACAATTGGCTGAAAGACTGCAGGCAGAAGGTGCCGAATTTTACCAATGGCCCATCCAAACTCTGCCGAACAACTATACTCTCAGGGACGAAGATGTCTTTGTACGGCTGGTGACATCCTTTGCAACCAGCGACGAACACATCAGGGATTTTTGTGATCGTATTAATGAATTTAAAGCATCAGCACCTTAA